From Apus apus isolate bApuApu2 chromosome 13, bApuApu2.pri.cur, whole genome shotgun sequence, a single genomic window includes:
- the MED7 gene encoding mediator of RNA polymerase II transcription subunit 7 — MGEPQQVSALPPPPMQYIKEYTDENVRKGLAPKPPPPVKDSYMMFGNQFQCDDLIIRPLESQGIERLHPMQFDHKKELRKLNMSILVNFLDLLDILIRSPGSIKREEKLEDLKLLFVHVHHLINEYRPHQARETLRVMMEVQKRQRLETAERFQKHLERVVEMIQNCLASLPDDLPHSEGGLRVKVEAMDTDDGSSCIGQSEKQRERSGGKRDQVLDKDAAMCSIIDEMT, encoded by the coding sequence ATGGGTGAGCCTCAACAAGTGAGTGCCCTTCCTCCGCCTCCAATGCAATATATAAAAGAATATACAGATGAAAACGTCCGTAAAGGCCTGGCTCCAAAGCCACCTCCACCTGTGAAAGACAGTTACATGATGTTTGGTAATCAGTTTCAATGTGATGATCTGATTATTCGACCCCTGGAGAGCCAGGGGATTGAGCGGTTACATCCTATGCAGTTTGATCACAAGAAGGAATTAAGAAAACTTAATATGTCTATCCTGGTCAACTTCTTGGACCTTTTGGATATCTTGATCAGGAGTCCAGGCAGTATAAAGCGAGAGGAGAAACTGGAAGACTTGAAACTGCTTTTTGTCCATGTCCATCATCTTATCAACGAGTATCGCCCTCACCAGGCGCGGGAGACTCTGAGGGTCATGATGGAGGTGCAGAAACGGCAGCGGCTGGAAACGGCAGAGCGGTTCCAGAAGCACTTGGAGCGAGTTGTAGAGATGATTCAGAACTGCCTGGCATCCTTGCCTGATGATCTGCCTCATTCAGAGGGAGGATTGAGAGTGAAAGTGGAAGCAATGGATACTGatgatggcagcagctgcattGGGCAGAGCGAAAAGCAGAGAGAGCGTTCTGGTGGCAAGAGAGATCAAGTTTTGGACAAAGATGCAGCCATGTGTAGCATTATTG